A portion of the Streptomyces sp. NBC_00376 genome contains these proteins:
- the hisS gene encoding histidine--tRNA ligase gives MSTFKAPKGTYDLTPPDSAKYLAVREAIAAPLKNSGYGYIETPGFEDVALFSRGVGESTDIVTKEMYTLTTKGGSQLALRPEGTASVLRAALEANLHKLGNLPVKLWYSGSYYRYERPQKGRYRHFSQVGAEAIGAEDPALDAELIILADQAYRALGLRNFRILLNSLGDKECRPVYRDALQGFLRELDLDEETRRRIEINPLRVLDDKRPEVQKQLTGAPVLRDYLCDACKAYHEEVRDLLSAAGVVYEDDEKLVRGLDYYTRTTFEFVHDGLGSQSAVGGGGRYDGLSEMIGGPALPSVGWALGVDRTVLALEAEGIELELPAATSVFAVPLGEEARRVLFGVVTQLRREGVAADFAYGNRGLKGAMKSANRSGARLTIVAGERDLAEGVVQLKDMESGEQTAVPLSGVTEAVRQRLA, from the coding sequence GTGAGCACTTTCAAGGCCCCCAAGGGCACGTACGACCTGACCCCGCCGGACTCCGCCAAGTACCTCGCGGTGCGCGAGGCCATCGCCGCACCCCTGAAGAACTCCGGCTACGGCTACATCGAGACCCCCGGCTTCGAGGACGTCGCGCTCTTCTCGCGCGGTGTCGGTGAGTCCACCGACATCGTGACCAAGGAGATGTACACCCTCACCACCAAGGGCGGCTCCCAGCTGGCCCTGCGCCCCGAGGGCACCGCTTCGGTGCTCCGCGCCGCACTGGAGGCCAACCTCCACAAGCTCGGCAACCTGCCCGTGAAGCTCTGGTACTCCGGCTCGTACTACCGCTACGAGCGCCCGCAGAAGGGGCGCTACCGCCACTTCTCGCAGGTCGGTGCCGAGGCGATCGGCGCCGAGGACCCGGCGCTGGACGCCGAGCTGATCATCCTGGCCGACCAGGCGTACCGCGCGCTGGGCCTGCGGAACTTCCGCATCCTGCTCAACTCGCTGGGCGACAAGGAGTGCCGCCCCGTCTACCGGGACGCGCTCCAGGGCTTCCTGCGCGAGCTCGACCTGGACGAGGAGACCCGCCGCCGCATCGAGATCAACCCGCTCCGGGTCCTCGACGACAAGCGGCCCGAGGTGCAGAAGCAGCTGACCGGTGCCCCGGTGCTGCGCGACTACCTCTGCGACGCCTGCAAGGCGTACCACGAGGAGGTGCGCGACCTGCTCTCGGCGGCGGGCGTGGTGTACGAGGACGACGAGAAGCTCGTCCGCGGCCTCGACTACTACACCCGCACCACCTTCGAGTTCGTCCACGACGGGCTCGGCTCGCAGTCCGCGGTGGGCGGCGGCGGCCGCTACGACGGCCTGTCCGAGATGATCGGCGGACCGGCGCTCCCGTCGGTCGGCTGGGCGCTCGGCGTGGACCGTACGGTGCTCGCACTGGAGGCGGAGGGCATCGAGCTCGAACTGCCCGCCGCCACCAGCGTCTTCGCGGTGCCGCTCGGCGAGGAGGCCCGCCGGGTGCTCTTCGGCGTCGTCACGCAGCTGCGCCGCGAGGGCGTGGCGGCGGACTTCGCGTACGGGAACCGCGGCCTCAAGGGCGCGATGAAGAGCGCGAACCGGTCGGGGGCCCGCCTCACGATCGTCGCGGGCGAGCGCGACCTGGCCGAGGGCGTCGTCCAGCTCAAGGACATGGAGTCCGGCGAGCAGACGGCCGTGCCGCTCTCCGGCGTGACCGAGGCGGTCCGCCAGCGCCTGGCCTGA
- a CDS encoding vitamin K epoxide reductase family protein, with translation MTTAAVDHPSSEQDEDGGKRTIGGSRALALLLVITGAAGLFAAWVITIDKFKLLEDPNFTPGCSLNPVVACGNIMKSEQAAAFGFPNPMLGMATYPVIIGIGLALLAGARFRSWYWLGMNAGTLFGVGFCTWLQYQSLYNINSLCLWCCLAWVATIFMFCYVTTHNIKHRIIPAPRWLRNGLTEFHWVPPVLWVGIIGMLVLTRWWDFWTT, from the coding sequence ATGACGACTGCAGCGGTTGACCATCCCTCCTCCGAACAGGACGAGGACGGCGGGAAGAGGACCATCGGCGGCAGTCGGGCGCTCGCACTGCTGCTGGTGATCACGGGCGCCGCCGGGCTCTTCGCCGCCTGGGTCATCACCATCGACAAGTTCAAGTTGCTGGAGGACCCCAACTTCACACCGGGCTGCAGCCTCAACCCGGTCGTCGCGTGCGGCAACATCATGAAGAGCGAGCAGGCGGCCGCCTTCGGCTTCCCGAACCCGATGCTCGGCATGGCCACCTACCCCGTGATCATCGGAATCGGGCTGGCACTGCTCGCCGGCGCCCGCTTCCGCAGCTGGTACTGGCTCGGGATGAACGCCGGCACGCTGTTCGGCGTCGGCTTCTGCACCTGGCTCCAGTACCAGTCGCTCTACAACATCAACTCGCTCTGCCTCTGGTGCTGCCTGGCCTGGGTCGCCACGATCTTCATGTTCTGCTACGTCACCACGCACAACATCAAGCACCGGATCATTCCCGCGCCGCGCTGGCTGCGCAACGGTCTGACGGAGTTCCACTGGGTGCCGCCGGTCCTGTGGGTCGGCATCATCGGCA